One window of the Natronomonas marina genome contains the following:
- a CDS encoding DUF6159 family protein yields MRVFSRLKIGFGMARRSGRVLRVHPKLLVFPLIGGISGIAFIATLFGSLLVTDSIRDPGVLLYGALFLAYLVETFVASFFTAALVAATRTVFHGEEPSIRGALAAAWQRKLPLLAWSVVAAVVGVIIRIIESEDSLVAQILAGVFAVAWSVMTYFVVPVIVFRDPSLTEMFSESATTFKNTWGESIGAMATIDVFSFLLALAGLALGVLTFVVTAGTGVQLLAAVVIGGSGFVFGLLVGKALSGVAKTALYVYATESTTPAFFDDMDFGGFGGSGGGRI; encoded by the coding sequence ATGAGAGTGTTCAGTCGACTCAAAATCGGATTCGGGATGGCACGCCGGAGCGGTCGCGTGCTCAGAGTCCATCCGAAACTGTTGGTTTTCCCGTTGATCGGCGGGATCTCCGGGATCGCATTCATTGCAACGCTCTTCGGAAGCCTGCTCGTCACGGACTCCATTCGGGATCCCGGGGTGTTACTGTACGGCGCGTTGTTCCTCGCCTATCTCGTCGAGACGTTCGTCGCGTCGTTTTTTACTGCGGCCCTCGTCGCAGCGACTCGCACTGTCTTCCACGGCGAGGAACCGTCGATCCGTGGCGCGCTCGCCGCCGCCTGGCAGCGGAAATTACCGCTGTTAGCCTGGTCGGTGGTCGCCGCGGTCGTCGGCGTGATCATCCGCATCATCGAGTCGGAAGACAGCCTCGTCGCGCAGATCCTCGCCGGCGTCTTCGCGGTGGCATGGAGCGTGATGACTTACTTCGTCGTCCCCGTGATCGTCTTCCGTGACCCGTCTCTCACGGAGATGTTCTCGGAGAGCGCTACCACGTTCAAAAACACATGGGGGGAGTCAATCGGTGCGATGGCCACAATCGACGTCTTCTCGTTCCTGCTGGCGCTCGCCGGCCTCGCGCTCGGTGTCCTCACGTTCGTCGTGACCGCGGGCACGGGGGTCCAGCTGCTGGCAGCGGTCGTGATCGGTGGCTCCGGATTCGTCTTCGGCCTGCTGGTCGGGAAAGCGCTCAGTGGTGTCGCCAAGACGGCGCTGTACGTCTACGCGACCGAGAGCACCACACCGGCGTTCTTCGACGACATGGACTTCGGCGGGTTCGGCGGTTCCGGAGGCGGCCGAATCTAA
- a CDS encoding CPBP family intramembrane glutamic endopeptidase, whose protein sequence is MPETETDSDLERTASRSADTDRRANGDGITGHVVSVLWNRTEGRPRALWRIFGVYVASFVGIFILPALALAGTELPPSVTGAATNVIGALVGLLVAIVFAKYVDRRPLTDYGLAFGPSWLKDFGAGSVIALVGMAVALLVNLLAGWATVSELFSGGAGASVLPFAAAFGVYTIQWAFTAFWEELIFRGLILTSAVEGLRSRWLSDRGAVLLGVVVSSLIFSIGHFPGSLETFGFRVVLGILLGAAYVWTDSLALPIGLHFLLNFTINNIYGLANFGEAAEVLPMLIRPTFTGPSQFVQVFGLVNLGAMLCVAALTVGYVALRNGDFESRLSSAYIQ, encoded by the coding sequence ATGCCCGAAACGGAGACTGACAGCGACCTCGAACGGACCGCATCCCGGTCGGCCGATACCGACCGGCGAGCCAACGGCGATGGAATCACTGGACACGTCGTCTCGGTGCTGTGGAATCGAACCGAGGGTCGCCCCCGTGCACTCTGGCGGATTTTCGGAGTTTACGTCGCCTCGTTCGTGGGGATATTCATCCTTCCGGCACTGGCACTTGCGGGGACCGAACTTCCGCCCTCCGTGACCGGAGCCGCGACCAACGTGATTGGTGCGCTCGTTGGACTTCTCGTTGCGATTGTGTTCGCGAAGTACGTCGATCGGCGACCGTTGACCGACTACGGACTCGCGTTTGGCCCGTCTTGGCTGAAGGACTTCGGCGCTGGCAGCGTCATCGCCCTGGTGGGGATGGCGGTGGCGCTTCTCGTGAATCTGCTCGCCGGGTGGGCGACCGTCTCCGAACTGTTCTCGGGCGGCGCTGGTGCGAGCGTGTTGCCGTTCGCCGCCGCGTTCGGAGTGTACACTATCCAGTGGGCGTTTACAGCCTTCTGGGAAGAGCTGATCTTTCGGGGCCTCATTCTGACGAGCGCCGTCGAAGGGCTCCGGAGCCGGTGGCTGTCCGACCGTGGCGCAGTCCTGCTGGGAGTAGTGGTGTCCTCGCTGATCTTCAGCATTGGCCACTTCCCGGGCTCGCTGGAAACGTTCGGATTCCGGGTAGTGCTAGGGATTCTGCTCGGCGCCGCGTACGTGTGGACCGACTCGCTGGCACTGCCGATTGGCCTCCACTTCCTGCTAAACTTTACAATAAATAATATCTACGGGCTGGCGAATTTCGGTGAGGCTGCGGAGGTTCTACCGATGCTGATCCGGCCGACGTTCACTGGCCCGTCACAGTTCGTGCAGGTGTTCGGGTTGGTTAACCTCGGAGCGATGCTCTGTGTTGCTGCCCTCACCGTCGGATACGTTGCTCTCCGGAACGGTGACTTCGAATCGCGGCTGTCGTCGGCATACATACAGTGA
- a CDS encoding cytochrome P450: MSERNSERTLPPKRTGLPVLGSAVSFGRDPYAFYDDVASHGDVVRFSMGTHDMVGVLDPDAIEEVLVEKFDSFRKPERAGGVDVLSDGLLLADGERWQTQRTRLQPLFYRERIENYAETMATYAAAMAEERAATPEAVDLTEATSTYTLRVLGKTLLGVDTDEHRRAVRAGAEAIRERSSQNPVSVDLPDWLPTPGNRRYRRGVEQLETVVDDLVAETEPDGDGEDILSTLVTASERSDEGPTESELRSQLITFLFAGHETSATALTWALYELGRKPAVADRLYAEVDDIVDGATATLADLPDLTYTKQVLRETLRRYPPAAAIFREADEDVVVGEYRVPADTFVVLPQFYVHTDDRWWTDPDRFDPSRWDGIEEPPGDRPEYSYFPFGGGPRHCIGMRFARMELTLALATIAGHCRVTHDRDDVTVDVGSTVHPGEPIRATFSGRE; the protein is encoded by the coding sequence ATGAGTGAACGCAACAGCGAGCGAACCCTGCCACCCAAGCGGACTGGTCTGCCAGTCCTCGGAAGCGCGGTTTCGTTCGGCCGCGACCCGTATGCGTTCTACGACGACGTCGCGAGTCACGGCGACGTGGTTCGGTTCTCGATGGGCACCCACGACATGGTCGGCGTACTGGACCCCGACGCTATCGAGGAAGTCCTGGTGGAGAAGTTCGACAGCTTCCGGAAACCGGAACGTGCCGGCGGCGTGGACGTTCTCTCCGACGGTCTGTTACTGGCAGACGGCGAGCGGTGGCAGACACAGCGGACCCGCCTCCAGCCGCTGTTCTACCGGGAGCGTATCGAGAACTACGCGGAGACGATGGCGACGTACGCGGCCGCGATGGCCGAGGAACGGGCGGCGACTCCGGAGGCTGTCGACCTGACGGAGGCGACATCGACGTACACGCTACGGGTCCTCGGGAAGACGCTGCTGGGCGTCGACACGGACGAGCACCGACGTGCGGTCCGGGCGGGCGCCGAAGCGATCCGCGAACGCAGCAGTCAGAATCCGGTTTCGGTGGATCTTCCCGACTGGCTGCCGACACCCGGTAACCGCCGGTACCGTCGCGGCGTCGAACAGCTGGAGACCGTCGTGGACGACCTCGTCGCGGAAACTGAGCCAGACGGCGACGGAGAGGACATCCTGTCGACACTCGTCACCGCCAGCGAGCGGTCGGACGAGGGTCCCACCGAATCGGAGCTACGGAGCCAGCTCATCACCTTCCTGTTCGCCGGTCACGAGACCAGCGCCACCGCGTTGACGTGGGCGCTCTACGAACTCGGCAGGAAACCAGCGGTTGCCGACCGGCTCTACGCGGAGGTCGACGACATCGTGGACGGTGCCACCGCGACGCTGGCGGACCTTCCCGACCTGACGTACACGAAGCAGGTACTCAGAGAGACACTCCGGCGATACCCGCCGGCCGCTGCCATCTTCCGGGAGGCCGACGAGGACGTCGTCGTCGGCGAGTACCGCGTGCCGGCGGACACGTTCGTCGTGCTCCCGCAGTTCTACGTCCACACCGATGACCGGTGGTGGACCGACCCGGACCGGTTCGACCCCTCCCGGTGGGACGGTATCGAGGAACCGCCGGGTGACCGACCGGAGTACTCCTACTTCCCGTTTGGGGGCGGGCCGCGCCACTGCATCGGGATGCGTTTCGCACGGATGGAGCTCACGCTCGCGCTCGCGACTATCGCAGGGCACTGTCGGGTCACTCACGACCGGGACGACGTCACCGTTGATGTCGGGTCGACGGTTCACCCCGGTGAGCCGATCCGTGCCACCTTCTCCGGGCGCGAGTGA
- a CDS encoding DUF5518 domain-containing protein has protein sequence MGDAKTAANPGRTDAKPPTASRDPVPAVVDWVLGVVAAVAGFALTAVGAGLYTRVDRAVIAEFIAADSTEVNGLTPAEAVTAGVPFVDWFSVGVALTGLGLVAVAAVFVRARRRTRRRVAGEGGTTATFWASAVYGAAVTALISFVPGSGVVGGALAAYLHEGESGLRVGATTGLVGWALTVPLLVFLAVAFLAGAGAIDRLAGGVVLVGITLVGELAALALKAGFGALGGFLADRFV, from the coding sequence ATGGGTGATGCGAAGACTGCAGCGAATCCCGGTCGAACCGACGCGAAACCGCCGACGGCGAGCCGTGACCCCGTTCCAGCGGTGGTCGACTGGGTCCTGGGCGTCGTCGCTGCCGTGGCCGGGTTCGCCCTAACCGCGGTCGGCGCTGGACTGTATACCCGGGTCGACCGGGCCGTGATAGCGGAGTTCATCGCCGCCGACAGTACCGAGGTGAACGGACTCACGCCTGCTGAGGCGGTCACCGCTGGGGTGCCGTTCGTCGACTGGTTCTCGGTGGGGGTTGCACTGACCGGCCTCGGACTGGTCGCCGTCGCCGCGGTGTTCGTCCGCGCACGCCGGCGGACCCGTCGTCGGGTCGCCGGCGAGGGCGGGACGACCGCCACGTTCTGGGCCAGCGCCGTCTACGGCGCAGCCGTGACTGCGCTGATTTCGTTCGTCCCCGGGTCGGGAGTCGTCGGCGGAGCTCTCGCTGCGTATCTTCACGAGGGCGAGTCCGGCCTGCGGGTCGGCGCCACGACGGGACTGGTCGGCTGGGCCCTGACAGTTCCGCTGTTAGTGTTTCTCGCGGTCGCGTTCCTCGCAGGAGCCGGGGCGATAGACAGGCTCGCGGGGGGCGTCGTCCTCGTCGGCATCACGCTTGTCGGCGAACTCGCCGCGCTCGCGCTCAAGGCCGGGTTCGGTGCGCTCGGCGGCTTCCTCGCCGACCGTTTCGTCTGA
- a CDS encoding DUF7521 family protein: protein MLDTLLQIDLETLRTIRQVSEVIPMLLGLAISYLAYTAYRQNQSRPMLYIAAGFVLVLFVQAPLALILIYVLELPTPVLNSIIQIPEFIGLGLILYGLWMPRRD, encoded by the coding sequence ATGCTCGACACGCTACTCCAGATCGATCTCGAAACGCTGCGCACGATTCGACAGGTGAGCGAGGTGATTCCGATGCTCCTCGGATTGGCGATTAGTTACCTCGCCTACACTGCATACCGTCAAAACCAGAGCCGTCCGATGTTATACATCGCGGCCGGCTTTGTGCTCGTGTTGTTCGTTCAGGCTCCGCTGGCCCTGATACTGATTTACGTGCTGGAGCTTCCAACTCCGGTTCTCAACAGCATTATTCAGATTCCGGAGTTCATCGGTCTGGGCCTGATCCTCTACGGGCTGTGGATGCCGCGTCGGGACTGA
- a CDS encoding ABC transporter ATP-binding protein → MTNTSNDTSASNEREATIETDRQPAISTSDLTKTYSETTAVDGLDLTVERGAVYGFLGPNGAGKTTTIRMLTGLLPPTSGTGRVAGTSVTDRETLIEHIGYLPESPPIHEEFTAREQLEYHGGLRNMSPAAIDDRIETLLARFELADAADERITTYSKGMRQKTGLIQAIMHDPDVVFLDEPTSGLDPRAARTVRETITNLAAADTTVFLSTHILPVVEEIATDIGILYDGDLVAEGPPGELTGDREIDGKHTLEDVFLEVTTEDEYPGDESIPE, encoded by the coding sequence ATGACAAATACCAGCAACGACACGTCGGCATCGAACGAGCGAGAAGCCACCATCGAAACGGACAGGCAACCCGCGATCAGCACGAGCGACCTGACGAAGACGTACAGTGAGACGACGGCCGTCGACGGCCTCGACCTCACCGTCGAACGGGGCGCAGTATACGGGTTTCTCGGTCCGAACGGGGCGGGAAAGACGACGACGATCCGGATGCTGACAGGATTGCTCCCACCGACCAGTGGCACCGGACGTGTCGCAGGGACTTCAGTTACTGACCGCGAGACACTCATCGAACACATCGGATACTTACCCGAATCACCGCCGATCCACGAGGAATTCACCGCCCGCGAACAGCTCGAATACCACGGCGGGCTCCGAAACATGTCTCCAGCAGCCATCGACGACCGGATCGAGACGCTTTTGGCCCGGTTTGAACTGGCCGATGCTGCCGACGAACGGATCACCACGTACTCGAAAGGAATGCGACAGAAGACCGGACTGATCCAGGCGATCATGCACGATCCCGACGTGGTCTTTCTCGACGAGCCGACGTCCGGGCTCGATCCGCGTGCCGCCCGAACAGTCCGGGAGACTATCACGAACCTGGCTGCAGCGGACACCACCGTCTTCCTCTCGACGCATATCCTCCCCGTCGTCGAAGAGATAGCGACCGACATCGGTATCCTCTACGATGGTGACCTCGTCGCGGAGGGTCCACCGGGCGAACTCACAGGCGACAGAGAGATCGACGGGAAGCACACGCTCGAAGATGTCTTCCTCGAAGTCACGACCGAAGACGAATACCCCGGGGATGAATCTATCCCGGAGTAA
- a CDS encoding ArsR/SmtB family transcription factor has product MSDVRDPEALADLLGDECARTILVEAKKEPRSAAELSDCAGVSEPTVYRRLERLREYDLVTEDIQPVTDGKNYKLYRTELDGIELDLNEDGFEITVSRRERMVDRFTQFVEGT; this is encoded by the coding sequence GTGTCCGACGTGCGGGATCCTGAAGCACTCGCAGACCTACTCGGTGACGAGTGTGCGCGCACGATTCTCGTCGAGGCAAAAAAAGAGCCTCGCTCGGCAGCAGAGCTCAGCGACTGCGCCGGGGTCTCGGAGCCGACGGTCTACCGCCGACTCGAACGCCTCCGCGAGTACGATCTTGTCACCGAAGATATCCAGCCAGTCACCGATGGGAAGAATTACAAGCTCTATCGGACAGAACTCGACGGCATCGAACTCGATCTTAACGAGGACGGCTTCGAGATTACGGTTTCACGTCGGGAACGGATGGTCGACCGCTTCACACAGTTCGTAGAGGGTACCTGA